In Urechidicola croceus, a single window of DNA contains:
- the asnB gene encoding asparagine synthase (glutamine-hydrolyzing) — translation MCGIAGIININTTSPISSHLVSMTKSMINRGPDDEGYLLFNDTSIPYSGDDTLYKNCDHINSTFSKSSKLGFGFRQLKIIDLSNNSHQPMCDLDRKYWIVFNGEIYNFKEIRSELQSLGYTFFSDSDTEVVLNAYKKWGDKCLDKFNGMFAFAIFDKVKNEVFFARDRVGIKPLYYHINQDQILFGSTIKSIIDSKLYTPKINWKGLWQNFRFSIAQRPETCLENIVALEPAHYLKFNFDSKTFIKKQYWEIPINTQNFSLTEKQSVNLIEESLYNSIKYRLNADVEVGSFMSGGIDSTTISVIASKLNPNIKTMTLGFNDFEDYNEVEQAIETAKLHNLNHKITYIHPTEIIQNINETTVAYEEPYHHLSANFILARIAKENNIKVVLNGLGGDELFGGYDVYKKLNLWENLKKNKKLIKSIPKIHPKINKAHQLSNYKTIDEYYSHYYTTYKDSSLKKLFTDHNYSTKNLISNNFNPKNLQFTDNFEAISFYNLKSYIGSHQMRTLDQFTMNFSIEGRLPLLDHKFIETAFKIPTKYKLKNNSQKYIFKEVAKKYISPSCLSMSKKGLRLPLEHWIKSDLYDLVYDNINQLKNRNIFNNSEVDKIVKGKDEMKIWQLVSTELWLNNYIKQK, via the coding sequence ATGTGCGGCATTGCAGGAATAATTAATATTAATACTACTTCACCAATCTCTTCTCATTTAGTTTCTATGACTAAAAGTATGATAAATAGAGGTCCAGATGATGAAGGTTATTTATTATTTAATGACACATCTATTCCATATTCTGGTGATGACACTTTATATAAAAACTGTGATCATATAAATTCAACTTTTTCTAAAAGTTCAAAACTAGGTTTTGGTTTCAGACAATTAAAAATTATTGATTTATCAAATAATAGTCACCAACCAATGTGTGACTTAGATCGTAAATATTGGATTGTTTTTAATGGTGAAATTTATAATTTCAAAGAAATAAGGTCAGAATTACAAAGTTTAGGTTATACTTTTTTTTCAGATTCAGATACAGAAGTTGTTTTAAATGCTTATAAAAAGTGGGGTGATAAATGCCTTGACAAATTCAATGGTATGTTTGCTTTTGCCATTTTTGACAAAGTTAAAAATGAAGTTTTTTTCGCAAGAGATAGAGTTGGAATTAAACCTTTATACTATCATATAAACCAAGACCAAATCTTATTTGGTAGTACCATAAAATCAATCATTGATTCAAAACTATATACACCTAAAATCAATTGGAAAGGATTATGGCAAAATTTTAGATTTTCAATTGCTCAAAGGCCTGAAACTTGTTTAGAAAATATAGTCGCTCTAGAACCTGCACACTACTTAAAATTTAATTTTGATTCTAAAACTTTTATAAAAAAGCAATATTGGGAAATTCCAATTAACACCCAAAATTTTAGTTTGACTGAAAAACAGTCAGTTAATTTGATTGAAGAAAGTCTTTATAATTCAATAAAATACCGATTGAACGCTGATGTAGAAGTTGGATCATTTATGAGCGGAGGAATTGATTCCACCACCATTTCAGTAATTGCATCAAAATTAAATCCTAATATAAAAACGATGACCTTGGGTTTTAATGATTTTGAAGATTACAATGAAGTTGAACAGGCTATAGAAACTGCCAAATTACACAACTTAAATCATAAAATAACATACATTCATCCTACTGAAATTATACAGAACATCAATGAAACAACAGTTGCTTATGAAGAGCCATATCACCATTTATCAGCAAATTTTATTTTAGCTAGAATAGCAAAAGAAAATAATATTAAGGTTGTTTTAAATGGTTTAGGTGGTGATGAACTTTTTGGTGGTTATGATGTGTATAAAAAATTAAACTTATGGGAAAATCTGAAAAAAAACAAAAAACTCATTAAGTCAATTCCTAAAATACATCCTAAAATTAACAAAGCTCATCAACTCTCAAATTATAAAACTATTGATGAATACTATTCACACTACTATACAACTTATAAGGACTCCAGTTTAAAAAAATTATTTACCGACCATAATTATTCTACAAAAAACTTAATATCAAATAATTTCAATCCAAAAAATCTTCAGTTTACTGATAATTTTGAAGCGATTAGTTTTTACAATTTAAAATCATATATAGGTAGTCACCAAATGAGAACCTTAGATCAATTTACAATGAACTTCTCTATTGAAGGGCGTTTACCTTTACTTGATCATAAGTTTATTGAAACTGCTTTTAAGATTCCTACGAAATATAAATTAAAAAACAACTCTCAAAAATATATTTTTAAAGAGGTCGCTAAAAAGTATATATCACCTAGTTGTTTGTCAATGTCTAAAAAAGGATTACGATTACCTCTAGAACATTGGATTAAATCCGACTTATATGATTTAGTATATGACAATATCAATCAATTGAAAAATAGAAATATTTTTAATAATAGTGAAGTTGACAAAATAGTAAAAGGCAAAGATGAAATGAAAATTTGGCAACTAGTTTCAACAGAATTATGGTTGAATAATTATATAAAACAGAAATAG
- a CDS encoding MATE family efflux transporter, producing MKNIKVFIDGFISRAGSYVFSASVLSRLLSFFASWIALKLIPNKELGAVIYAFQIVTFIIPIAGFGLQIGVIRYGALVKTLEEKNNLFIYALKKGTTVSLVIISILITISVFIDFKLQKTNFYLILLSFAILTMFLFELVQIQFRLQKNNKLFSYADITYNTLLVVFVFILSYFFKELGYAIALISVPLVTSLLFIKKLNIDWKKYSKSKVIDYSFWKYGFYSSLANVTSQLLIAIDIILIGSILNNLELVTAFRYISIIPYSLIFLSQVVMITDYVNFTEKINQKKYIIEYAKNYMKLFLIISILLLLFIIVFGAKLLSVFEVEYANYHSTLLILTIGVSGILIFRGLFGNLLSSIGKANANFFITIISVILNIILNYYLIPKYEILGAAITSAILMWVTGILSMVLFYYYFKKINTFDK from the coding sequence GTGAAAAATATCAAAGTGTTTATTGATGGTTTTATTAGTCGGGCTGGAAGTTATGTTTTTAGTGCTTCAGTACTATCTCGATTATTGTCATTTTTTGCCTCATGGATTGCTTTAAAATTAATTCCAAATAAAGAATTGGGTGCTGTTATTTATGCATTTCAAATAGTTACTTTTATAATTCCAATTGCAGGTTTTGGGTTACAGATAGGTGTTATACGCTATGGTGCATTAGTAAAAACTTTAGAAGAAAAGAACAACTTATTTATTTACGCTTTAAAAAAAGGAACTACTGTAAGTTTAGTTATAATTTCAATATTAATAACTATTTCTGTTTTTATTGATTTTAAACTTCAAAAAACGAATTTTTATCTTATTCTACTATCTTTCGCAATTTTAACAATGTTTCTTTTTGAATTAGTTCAAATTCAATTTAGGCTTCAAAAAAATAATAAGTTATTTTCTTATGCCGATATAACATACAATACCCTTCTAGTCGTATTTGTATTTATTTTGAGTTACTTTTTTAAAGAATTAGGCTATGCTATAGCATTGATAAGTGTCCCTTTAGTAACTTCATTACTCTTTATAAAGAAACTTAACATTGATTGGAAGAAGTATTCTAAATCTAAAGTTATAGATTATTCTTTTTGGAAATATGGCTTTTATTCAAGTTTAGCAAATGTGACTTCTCAACTTTTAATCGCTATTGATATTATTCTTATTGGATCAATTTTAAACAATCTAGAATTGGTCACAGCATTTAGATATATTTCAATAATTCCTTACAGTTTAATTTTTCTATCACAAGTAGTTATGATAACAGATTATGTGAATTTTACTGAAAAAATTAATCAAAAAAAATATATCATAGAGTATGCAAAAAACTATATGAAATTGTTCTTAATAATAAGTATCTTATTACTGTTATTTATTATAGTTTTTGGGGCAAAATTACTTTCAGTTTTTGAAGTAGAATATGCAAACTACCATTCAACACTTCTAATTTTAACTATTGGAGTTTCTGGAATTTTAATATTCAGAGGACTTTTTGGCAACCTATTATCTTCTATTGGGAAAGCCAATGCAAATTTCTTTATCACTATTATTTCAGTAATACTAAATATTATTTTGAACTATTATTTAATTCCTAAATATGAAATTCTTGGTGCAGCTATAACATCTGCAATTTTAATGTGGGTTACTGGTATTTTATCGATGGTATTATTTTATTATTATTTTAAGAAGATAAATACTTTTGATAAGTAA